The following coding sequences lie in one Metallumcola ferriviriculae genomic window:
- a CDS encoding SEC-C metal-binding domain-containing protein, which yields MRKTEPCPCGSGIIYKDCCLNKDDKIDKDSRKPVPAMSVRSGASGTPRRYMPFQYLLNQ from the coding sequence ATACGAAAGACTGAGCCCTGTCCGTGTGGTAGTGGAATAATTTATAAGGATTGTTGTTTGAATAAAGATGACAAAATAGATAAAGATAGCAGGAAACCGGTTCCGGCCATGAGCGTAAGATCAGGGGCGTCGGGAACACCAAGACGTTACATGCCATTCCAATATTTATTAAACCAATGA
- a CDS encoding DUF2971 domain-containing protein: MDFSDCSCIEDIKLKQELLQSVSVIPNDKLQYHYTSPKGVDGILKNENIELRFTRIDCVNDTTDGSYIIEYYKNICKQLLENKNIDKDYFNSIINVLPFKEFPFIHKAIPPLIIDGVEYKECCISEYVTYIFCFSTLSDSLPMWNYYLKNGQYEGWNLGFSSLKLKEAFHYHPYKRNFLSELIVVEYDDHEKDDILKDFVQALYRYRHKDDTQLSKTKLAISCELFKWRCAFKSKNFSHEKEVRLAIHLPLNEDKTALSPFAKTELRYGSNAGIPKYIFVPLFDKMAICEITVSPLFNGKKQKRLLMQLTNKGYDVKVNHSKIPIRF, encoded by the coding sequence ATGGACTTTTCTGATTGCAGTTGTATAGAAGATATTAAATTGAAACAAGAACTACTCCAATCAGTCTCTGTTATTCCTAATGATAAATTACAGTATCATTATACATCGCCAAAGGGTGTAGATGGTATTTTGAAAAATGAAAACATAGAATTAAGATTTACAAGAATAGATTGTGTAAATGATACAACAGATGGAAGTTATATAATTGAATATTATAAGAATATATGTAAGCAGTTATTGGAAAACAAAAATATAGATAAAGATTATTTCAATTCAATAATTAATGTTTTACCCTTTAAGGAATTTCCTTTTATCCATAAAGCAATTCCACCCCTAATAATAGATGGAGTAGAATATAAAGAATGTTGCATATCTGAATATGTTACATATATATTCTGTTTTTCAACGCTCTCAGACTCATTACCAATGTGGAATTATTATCTTAAAAACGGCCAATATGAGGGTTGGAACTTAGGTTTTTCTTCTTTAAAATTGAAGGAAGCCTTTCACTATCATCCTTATAAGAGAAATTTCTTAAGCGAATTAATTGTTGTTGAATATGACGACCATGAAAAAGACGATATATTGAAAGATTTTGTACAAGCATTATATAGATACCGTCATAAAGATGATACACAATTATCAAAAACTAAATTAGCAATTTCATGCGAACTGTTTAAATGGCGATGTGCTTTTAAATCAAAGAATTTTTCACATGAGAAAGAGGTAAGGCTTGCAATTCACTTACCATTAAATGAAGATAAAACAGCATTAAGTCCATTTGCCAAAACTGAACTTAGATATGGTAGTAACGCTGGGATTCCAAAGTATATTTTTGTACCTCTTTTTGATAAAATGGCAATATGTGAAATTACAGTTTCTCCGCTTTTTAATGGGAAAAAGCAAAAAAGGCTTTTAATGCAATTGACTAATAAAGGTTACGATGTAAAAGTTAATCATTCAAAAATACCGATTAGATTTTAA
- a CDS encoding recombinase zinc beta ribbon domain-containing protein, translating into MDRVIHNSYILALDSKKSMREVCGKNYKRKTTHGRISWNCSTYLKFGKAFCHTKQIPEDILLSIVTEVLGLTKFDETVFEQKIKEIQAIDSNLLVFVFRDGQTVQKEWQNKSRSESWNEKARQQARERQLKYLERRKASCIQQEQ; encoded by the coding sequence ATGGATAGAGTCATACATAATTCATACATACTTGCTCTAGATTCAAAAAAATCCATGCGAGAAGTATGCGGTAAAAACTACAAACGCAAGACCACACACGGACGGATTTCGTGGAACTGCTCTACTTACCTGAAATTCGGCAAGGCATTCTGCCACACCAAGCAAATCCCCGAAGACATCCTGCTTTCGATAGTTACAGAGGTTTTAGGGCTTACGAAGTTTGATGAGACGGTCTTTGAGCAAAAGATTAAGGAAATACAGGCTATTGATTCTAACCTTCTGGTATTTGTTTTTCGTGACGGCCAGACTGTCCAAAAGGAGTGGCAGAACAAATCACGTAGTGAAAGCTGGAATGAGAAAGCCCGACAACAGGCGCGGGAGAGACAACTAAAATATTTGGAAAGGAGGAAAGCTTCATGTATCCAGCAAGAGCAGTAA
- a CDS encoding recombinase family protein yields the protein MYPARAVKVIPATAGLFAPIAAGTPATKRVAAYARVSTDNDEQLSSYEAQVDYYTRHIKSNPAWMFIEVYADEGISATSTKKRDGFNKMIADALAGEIDLIITKSVSRFARNTVDTLTTVRQLKEKGVEVYFEKENIYTLDSKGELLISIMSSLAQEESRSISANVTWGQRKRFADGKVSLPYGQFLGYEKGEDGLPKIVEKEAEFVRLIYKLFLEGKTPSGIAKHLTEKGIKTPAGKQKWQPSTVTSILQNEKYKGDAVLQKSFTVDFLTKKKKINEGEIPQYYVENSHPAIISPETYELVQEEFRRRKAAGRYTSAINCFASRIVCGDCGGFYGRKIWHSTTKYANTVWQCNNKFRKRTYCNTPHLKEEVLKRAFVEAFNSLIENKDEILSTYNEIIVTITDFKKQEKESQKINEECTVIEAAVEKLIAENARSAIDQKEYTKRYTPLATRYNELQNRKQELNSEIAILKARRNQMNAFIRQLKEQKELLTEFNESLWCATVNAVVVKSNEEITFQFKDGTELPWGIE from the coding sequence ATGTATCCAGCAAGAGCAGTAAAAGTTATTCCGGCAACAGCAGGACTTTTTGCACCCATAGCTGCCGGAACTCCAGCAACAAAACGGGTTGCTGCCTACGCAAGGGTTTCAACGGACAATGATGAACAGCTCTCAAGCTACGAGGCGCAGGTGGATTATTACACTAGACACATCAAATCAAATCCAGCTTGGATGTTCATTGAGGTCTACGCTGATGAGGGTATTTCAGCTACAAGCACAAAAAAGCGTGATGGTTTCAACAAGATGATAGCTGACGCACTGGCCGGTGAAATCGACCTGATTATTACCAAGTCGGTGTCCAGATTTGCCAGGAACACTGTTGATACGCTGACTACTGTCCGACAGCTTAAGGAAAAAGGCGTGGAGGTTTATTTTGAAAAGGAGAACATCTACACATTAGACAGTAAGGGTGAGCTATTGATCTCAATTATGTCAAGCTTGGCTCAAGAAGAATCAAGGTCAATAAGCGCTAATGTCACCTGGGGTCAGCGCAAACGGTTTGCCGACGGTAAAGTCAGCCTGCCATACGGACAGTTCCTTGGTTACGAAAAAGGTGAAGATGGCTTGCCGAAAATTGTCGAAAAAGAAGCTGAGTTTGTCCGGTTGATTTACAAACTCTTTCTTGAAGGTAAGACGCCTTCGGGTATAGCAAAGCATCTTACAGAGAAAGGTATCAAGACTCCTGCTGGTAAACAGAAATGGCAACCCAGTACCGTAACGAGTATCCTTCAGAATGAAAAATATAAAGGCGATGCTGTGCTGCAGAAATCATTTACAGTGGATTTCCTTACCAAGAAAAAGAAAATTAATGAGGGTGAGATTCCCCAGTACTATGTGGAAAACAGTCATCCGGCAATCATAAGCCCCGAGACATATGAACTGGTTCAAGAAGAGTTCAGGCGGCGTAAAGCGGCAGGAAGATATACAAGCGCCATTAACTGCTTTGCCAGCCGGATTGTTTGTGGGGACTGTGGCGGATTTTACGGCAGAAAGATATGGCACTCCACCACCAAGTACGCCAACACCGTTTGGCAGTGCAATAATAAGTTCAGAAAGAGAACCTATTGTAACACCCCTCACCTGAAAGAAGAAGTCCTGAAACGAGCCTTTGTCGAGGCCTTCAACAGCCTTATTGAAAATAAAGATGAGATTTTATCCACCTATAATGAAATAATTGTAACGATTACAGACTTCAAAAAGCAGGAGAAGGAGAGCCAAAAAATCAATGAAGAATGCACAGTCATTGAAGCGGCAGTGGAAAAGCTGATTGCTGAAAACGCAAGGTCAGCAATAGACCAGAAGGAATACACCAAGAGGTACACCCCCCTTGCTACCAGATATAACGAGCTGCAAAACAGGAAGCAGGAGCTTAATAGCGAAATCGCAATCTTAAAAGCCAGGCGCAATCAGATGAACGCCTTCATCCGCCAACTTAAAGAGCAAAAAGAACTACTGACCGAGTTTAACGAGAGCCTTTGGTGTGCGACTGTTAACGCAGTGGTTGTAAAATCCAATGAAGAGATAACTTTTCAGTTTAAAGACGGAACTGAATTGCCATGGGGGATTGAATAA
- a CDS encoding recombinase family protein: MVKRKITEIKGSLNPFTVPPKIRVCAYVRVSTEHSGQMNSLQNQTEYYERKLKSNPAYEFCGIFSDTGISGLKIDRPGLKAMLEKARAGEIDIIITKSVSRFARNTLMLLKYVRELKDAGVGVIFEEQNINTINAEGELMLTVLAAIAEEERKSVCANVQWAMQNKFKRGEAMVDVNRLMGYDRDENGSLVINKKQAEIVKRIYNLYLNVISGYKIAQILNDEGVPTYTKNPWRSHRILSIISNEKYTGDCLMQKAFVNEEGKQVLNKGQKPKYYVENAHPAIIPRTKWKAAQTIREGRKKKEYPFTGLLKCPYCGASLIRVIHQGGYVSWICATYQQKGKAVCIGMRIADGILEALSKDYAITEPMVLEEVNHDLRRKKRSEKDFRLIPVTQYNGWREE; this comes from the coding sequence ATGGTGAAAAGAAAGATAACTGAAATAAAAGGAAGCCTCAATCCCTTCACCGTACCTCCAAAAATCAGAGTTTGTGCCTATGTACGTGTATCAACTGAACACTCCGGGCAGATGAATTCCCTCCAAAACCAGACCGAATACTATGAACGAAAGCTAAAGTCAAATCCTGCGTATGAATTCTGCGGCATTTTCTCAGACACGGGTATATCCGGCTTAAAAATAGACCGGCCGGGCCTAAAGGCTATGCTTGAAAAAGCAAGAGCAGGTGAAATAGATATTATCATTACAAAGTCGGTTTCCCGATTTGCAAGGAATACTCTAATGCTGCTTAAATATGTCCGCGAATTAAAAGATGCAGGTGTGGGTGTCATCTTCGAAGAGCAGAACATCAACACCATAAATGCTGAGGGAGAATTAATGCTCACTGTCCTTGCAGCCATCGCGGAAGAAGAACGAAAGTCGGTCTGTGCCAATGTTCAATGGGCCATGCAGAACAAATTCAAGCGCGGAGAGGCGATGGTAGACGTTAATCGCCTCATGGGTTACGACCGGGACGAAAATGGCAGTCTGGTCATAAATAAAAAGCAGGCAGAAATCGTCAAGCGGATTTATAATCTCTATCTAAATGTTATTTCCGGGTATAAGATTGCGCAGATACTAAATGACGAAGGTGTCCCTACCTATACTAAGAATCCATGGCGTTCGCACCGGATTTTAAGTATCATCTCCAACGAGAAATATACCGGCGACTGTTTGATGCAAAAAGCCTTCGTTAATGAGGAGGGTAAGCAAGTTTTAAATAAAGGGCAAAAGCCCAAGTACTACGTTGAAAATGCCCATCCGGCAATTATTCCAAGAACAAAGTGGAAGGCGGCCCAAACCATCCGTGAAGGCAGAAAAAAGAAAGAATATCCCTTTACCGGCTTATTAAAGTGTCCGTACTGTGGAGCATCGCTCATCAGAGTCATCCATCAAGGCGGCTATGTAAGCTGGATTTGTGCAACCTATCAGCAAAAAGGTAAGGCCGTATGTATAGGGATGCGCATAGCAGATGGAATATTAGAAGCGCTTTCGAAGGATTATGCAATAACTGAGCCTATGGTTCTGGAGGAGGTGAATCATGACCTCCGTAGAAAGAAGAGGTCCGAGAAGGATTTCCGTCTTATACCCGTTACCCAGTACAACGGATGGCGAGAAGAATGA
- a CDS encoding recombinase family protein, with amino-acid sequence MTSVERRGPRRISVLYPLPSTTDGEKNETNKQRVAAYCRVSTGSDEQLSSYHAQITYYENYIRSHPDYSFAGIYADEGISGTDLKKRDAFNRLMQDARDGHIDMIITKSLSRFGRNTLDCLNCIRELKALGVDVYFEKENIHTMRSEGEMLLTLISAVAQTESLAISENVKWGIRRKYERGNIKSIPSGKFLGYDKDEDGNLIINEEQAKVVRRIYQEFLDGFGTFQIAKRLTTEKVLMAYGGKEWCASHITKVLTNEKMKGDTRFQKTYNADYLTKRRVKNEGELPQYYFENTHPAIIDKDTWKCAQLEMKRQEQFAKDHYMNKFHRHSEEYPLSGKIICKECGHTFLLRKSKRKEDYGKKYWICSNFKAGRYKPVGEDTSRNGQRIYAEIAEKEFIKAWNQLVDDKESFLPKRQQTINGDDTLAAYRAKELVCMIEEVGCIETMPYELMLKTLDHIEIGLNGKPVVVFLAGTRI; translated from the coding sequence ATGACCTCCGTAGAAAGAAGAGGTCCGAGAAGGATTTCCGTCTTATACCCGTTACCCAGTACAACGGATGGCGAGAAGAATGAAACGAATAAACAGAGAGTTGCGGCTTACTGCCGGGTCTCAACAGGCAGTGACGAGCAACTTTCAAGCTATCATGCACAAATAACCTATTACGAAAATTATATAAGATCACATCCTGATTACTCTTTTGCCGGAATTTACGCTGATGAAGGCATCTCCGGAACTGACCTTAAAAAGCGCGATGCTTTTAACCGTCTGATGCAGGACGCCAGAGATGGCCATATAGATATGATCATTACTAAGAGCCTCTCCCGCTTCGGTCGCAATACTCTTGATTGTCTTAACTGTATTAGGGAATTGAAAGCCCTCGGGGTGGATGTCTATTTTGAAAAGGAGAATATCCACACCATGAGAAGCGAAGGAGAGATGCTTTTGACGCTGATCTCAGCAGTAGCGCAAACCGAAAGCCTTGCTATTTCAGAAAACGTTAAATGGGGCATCCGCAGAAAGTATGAGAGAGGTAATATCAAAAGCATTCCAAGCGGTAAATTCCTGGGTTATGACAAGGACGAAGACGGTAATCTCATCATTAATGAAGAACAAGCCAAAGTAGTGCGCCGGATCTACCAGGAGTTCCTTGACGGGTTCGGTACCTTCCAGATTGCCAAGCGCCTGACCACAGAGAAAGTACTGATGGCTTATGGCGGGAAGGAGTGGTGTGCAAGCCATATCACAAAAGTTCTTACTAATGAAAAGATGAAGGGCGATACAAGGTTTCAAAAGACTTATAACGCAGATTATTTAACAAAGCGGCGTGTGAAGAATGAAGGGGAATTGCCACAATATTATTTTGAGAACACCCATCCCGCAATTATCGATAAAGACACATGGAAATGCGCGCAGCTTGAAATGAAGCGGCAGGAACAGTTTGCTAAAGACCACTACATGAATAAGTTTCACCGGCATAGTGAGGAGTATCCCCTCAGCGGGAAAATCATCTGCAAAGAATGCGGACATACATTTTTGCTTCGAAAATCAAAGCGAAAAGAGGATTATGGAAAGAAGTACTGGATTTGCAGTAACTTCAAGGCTGGACGCTATAAACCGGTTGGGGAGGATACCTCCCGGAATGGTCAAAGGATTTATGCAGAGATTGCAGAAAAGGAATTCATCAAAGCATGGAACCAACTGGTTGATGATAAAGAGAGCTTTTTGCCAAAGCGGCAGCAAACCATAAACGGCGACGATACTTTGGCTGCATATAGGGCTAAGGAACTGGTGTGCATGATAGAAGAAGTCGGGTGCATTGAAACGATGCCATATGAATTGATGCTTAAGACACTTGACCATATTGAAATCGGGCTTAATGGCAAACCGGTGGTTGTTTTTCTTGCCGGAACAAGAATTTGA
- a CDS encoding AAA family ATPase produces the protein MYISKLRIEGYKNTNRESSVILNKGLNILVGENGSGKTAIINALRLLLREKESNTAFSEGDLYC, from the coding sequence ATGTATATTTCTAAATTACGGATTGAAGGTTACAAAAACACAAATCGGGAATCAAGCGTCATCCTTAATAAAGGGTTAAATATTCTCGTTGGCGAAAACGGCTCTGGAAAGACTGCAATAATTAATGCACTTAGGCTACTATTGAGAGAAAAAGAATCAAATACTGCTTTTTCGGAAGGAGACTTATATTGTTAA
- a CDS encoding ATP-dependent nuclease, whose translation MKITAEFSRLTEDEKITFLTWCGADFNAHLHLLISKKSSRFGYFKRKHWGGNSSASIFEEDTFDCIECIYLPPLRDAENKLANARKSRLAMLLKKKYGDNTNSLVESVKKFNDAITENTDGKYAEIDSVKKSINTKIKESLGNELGQSVNLQFTETTFNKIVENIKMVFFPKIGEIDIMKFRDLATNSLGYNNLLYIATVFAELELIKDSDIFTALLIEEPEAHLHPQLQVKFIKYLETLSDTLHNAQIIVSTHSPVLASSVSVNKIIHVSEQDECINAITLKQKVFGDTVSEKYINRWLDVTKSTMLFSRGIIMVEGIAEALILPKLAVNVLKKYNRKAVAEGKRVLANSIEEMGISVININGINFKYFMKLFCNFDNSSGPNIPIFCAGLSDRDPDKETYPLKGEMVTGNNSVCDYINDINSNKYSRLFISPLKTFEYDMAMLNPAVMAKTLKSLWPTADGTVSPDLQKIVDKHNNYHTDLCSLRDDAKFIYKHVDNSQVGKGLFAYALAEAIDEEYIVPEYIARAILWACGGIEENV comes from the coding sequence GTGAAAATTACCGCCGAATTTTCTCGTTTGACCGAAGATGAAAAAATCACTTTTTTGACATGGTGTGGTGCGGATTTTAATGCACATTTACATTTATTGATATCGAAAAAATCCTCTCGATTTGGCTATTTCAAACGTAAACATTGGGGTGGCAACTCATCTGCCAGTATTTTTGAAGAAGATACGTTTGACTGTATTGAGTGTATATATTTGCCGCCATTGCGTGATGCGGAAAATAAACTAGCAAATGCCAGAAAGTCGAGATTAGCCATGCTTTTAAAGAAAAAGTATGGCGATAATACTAATTCGCTTGTCGAGAGTGTAAAAAAATTCAATGATGCCATTACTGAAAATACCGATGGGAAATATGCTGAGATTGATTCGGTAAAAAAGAGTATTAACACAAAAATCAAAGAATCCCTTGGAAATGAACTTGGTCAAAGTGTCAATTTACAGTTTACTGAAACAACATTCAATAAAATAGTCGAAAATATAAAAATGGTATTCTTTCCGAAAATCGGCGAAATAGATATAATGAAATTCAGAGATTTGGCCACCAATAGTTTGGGGTATAATAATCTCCTTTATATTGCTACTGTGTTTGCTGAATTGGAATTAATCAAAGATTCAGACATATTTACAGCGTTGTTAATCGAAGAACCAGAAGCTCATTTGCATCCGCAATTACAAGTGAAATTTATCAAATATCTCGAAACATTGTCTGATACTTTGCACAACGCACAGATTATTGTTTCTACGCACTCACCTGTGTTAGCTTCATCAGTTAGCGTTAATAAAATTATTCATGTTTCAGAACAGGATGAATGTATTAATGCGATAACTCTGAAGCAAAAGGTTTTTGGCGACACTGTTTCTGAAAAATATATTAACAGGTGGCTGGATGTAACAAAATCAACCATGCTTTTTTCGCGAGGAATTATCATGGTTGAGGGCATAGCTGAAGCACTAATACTTCCAAAATTAGCTGTAAATGTATTGAAAAAATATAATCGAAAAGCTGTTGCTGAAGGGAAGCGAGTATTAGCAAATAGTATTGAAGAAATGGGCATATCGGTTATCAATATCAACGGTATAAATTTCAAGTATTTCATGAAATTATTTTGTAATTTTGATAATTCTTCAGGACCGAATATACCAATCTTCTGTGCAGGCTTGAGCGATCGTGATCCTGATAAAGAAACTTATCCATTAAAAGGAGAAATGGTCACAGGAAATAATTCTGTATGCGATTATATTAATGATATCAATAGTAATAAATATTCCAGACTCTTTATATCGCCACTCAAAACGTTTGAATACGATATGGCTATGCTAAATCCAGCAGTTATGGCAAAGACATTGAAATCTCTATGGCCTACTGCAGATGGAACAGTATCTCCTGATCTTCAAAAGATTGTTGACAAACATAATAATTACCATACAGATTTATGTTCGTTACGTGATGATGCTAAATTCATTTATAAGCATGTTGATAATTCACAAGTAGGAAAAGGCTTGTTTGCATATGCACTAGCCGAAGCTATAGACGAAGAGTATATTGTACCTGAATATATTGCGAGAGCAATATTATGGGCTTGTGGAGGCATCGAAGAGAATGTCTAA
- a CDS encoding UvrD-helicase domain-containing protein: MSKREKENILSATLCLADDAHTCTFLNDSKCNKHDKCRICEKTEKQIDYILSPVSKCTYLSACAGSGKTEVLGMKTAFEICRWSQKSSGIAVLTFTNEAANTIKERVRLFYPRDIPTVHYIGTLASFIHGYIAQKFGYAFFQRNREISDKSFSVIDKSTKIYDNTWLNNYTLNFPIPPRMSSIYANQISFQHSDNKWYIYFGESNSIEISEYYKQPTMQENINKIRKRKKKDYLFKYNFFKDKILECKKKFWSDGFASFEDMNLIAKSCLKDGGIVKLLAKKFPLIMVDECQDLSFIELEMLGLLKNAGSSIHYIGDLNQAIYSFKDAKPQYLIKQISEKGFETMYLRDNFRSCQKIVNVACALQSINRDIIGHAQDLCCGNAAVYYEYENEEEAVDFFIELLRRYQIAPQDAIALTRNSSLKNKLNTGTTLDHKQHAIIYAVQLWKIDTQESKKEALLLIGLQIQKWLKSRGRKDNYFCPDTFDDVFKWRLMLRDVLNGFVASDVVNAFNDKTYADWYHSAKEEVIKIVDQYIQQVLGPDKSIYGSATLRTPSGTSSISIQVISGDEFTKLRIDTIHSVKGCSYDAVLLVSSPDGRGKTGYWENWIDDKDETTRFGYVASTRPKYLLAWAVPKLTNEQRIKIETIGLQNCIVK; the protein is encoded by the coding sequence ATGTCTAAAAGAGAAAAGGAAAATATTCTTTCTGCGACACTATGTTTAGCTGATGATGCACACACATGTACATTTTTAAACGATAGTAAATGCAATAAACATGATAAATGCAGAATTTGTGAAAAGACAGAAAAGCAAATAGACTATATTCTTTCGCCTGTAAGTAAATGCACATACTTGTCGGCTTGTGCCGGAAGTGGTAAAACAGAAGTCCTTGGGATGAAAACTGCCTTTGAAATATGTCGTTGGAGTCAGAAGTCTTCTGGAATCGCAGTTTTAACTTTCACGAATGAAGCCGCAAACACAATCAAGGAAAGAGTTAGGCTGTTTTATCCTCGTGATATTCCGACAGTGCATTACATAGGTACTCTTGCAAGTTTTATTCACGGATATATAGCTCAAAAGTTCGGATATGCTTTTTTTCAAAGGAATAGGGAAATATCAGATAAATCTTTTTCCGTAATAGATAAGAGTACGAAAATTTATGATAATACTTGGCTCAACAATTACACACTTAATTTTCCTATTCCGCCCAGAATGAGTTCTATTTATGCCAATCAAATATCATTTCAACATAGCGATAATAAGTGGTACATTTACTTTGGCGAAAGTAATAGTATAGAAATTTCAGAGTATTATAAACAACCTACAATGCAAGAAAATATCAATAAAATACGTAAGCGAAAGAAAAAAGATTATCTATTCAAATACAATTTCTTTAAAGACAAGATATTGGAATGTAAAAAGAAATTCTGGAGCGATGGCTTTGCAAGTTTTGAAGATATGAACTTAATTGCTAAAAGTTGCTTAAAAGATGGTGGTATCGTAAAATTGCTAGCAAAAAAATTCCCGTTGATTATGGTAGATGAATGTCAAGATTTATCTTTTATTGAACTAGAAATGTTGGGCTTACTTAAAAATGCAGGAAGTAGCATTCACTATATTGGTGATTTAAACCAAGCCATTTATTCTTTTAAAGATGCAAAGCCACAATACCTGATAAAGCAAATATCCGAAAAAGGGTTCGAAACAATGTATCTAAGGGACAACTTTAGAAGTTGCCAGAAAATTGTTAACGTAGCTTGCGCATTGCAAAGTATTAACCGAGATATCATCGGACATGCGCAAGACTTGTGTTGTGGCAACGCGGCGGTATATTATGAATATGAGAATGAAGAAGAGGCAGTTGATTTCTTCATAGAACTTTTACGTCGCTACCAAATAGCACCACAAGATGCTATTGCATTGACACGGAATTCAAGTTTAAAAAATAAACTTAATACTGGCACAACGTTAGACCATAAACAGCATGCTATTATTTACGCAGTTCAGTTGTGGAAAATTGACACACAGGAGAGCAAAAAGGAAGCCCTATTACTTATAGGATTGCAAATTCAAAAGTGGTTAAAAAGCAGGGGGAGAAAGGATAATTATTTTTGTCCGGATACTTTCGATGACGTATTTAAGTGGCGATTGATGTTAAGGGATGTTTTAAATGGTTTTGTTGCTTCAGATGTTGTGAATGCGTTTAATGATAAAACTTATGCTGATTGGTATCATTCCGCTAAAGAAGAAGTAATAAAGATTGTAGACCAATATATACAGCAAGTATTGGGGCCTGACAAATCAATATATGGTAGTGCTACTTTAAGGACACCTTCTGGAACATCGTCAATATCAATACAAGTAATATCAGGTGACGAGTTTACCAAGCTTCGAATTGATACAATTCATTCCGTCAAGGGATGCTCTTATGACGCCGTCTTATTAGTTTCATCACCTGATGGACGCGGAAAAACGGGATATTGGGAAAACTGGATAGATGATAAGGATGAGACGACAAGATTTGGATATGTTGCAAGCACTCGGCCAAAATATTTATTAGCTTGGGCGGTTCCAAAACTGACTAATGAGCAACGTATTAAAATTGAAACTATAGGTTTACAGAATTGTATTGTAAAATGA